A single Thermosynechococcus vestitus BP-1 DNA region contains:
- a CDS encoding sensor histidine kinase has product MTSLSLASFTEPAMTVGAGLSLSEVYQRWQETLPEVIVIVDEGQKPVGVVQGWRLALSLEREGTLADFAVGSVTAPWRSPVVEVPAAWTLLQFQGWLRTQAEMPADIAVVDAQGCFVGLLDQQRLLYHWACQPPLPWLEVIEQLPLPIQIQNAQGRVLWQNHAWSEYLTDCLPLVQPQFEGMSCQALEGRSLWQVCSFPLNLRSLDGEKAKSSVAIASDRYWLFFAQQRQEADPTTPTRLQQLRLHQQKRLLLSLGHELKNPLTAILGLTQLLWQHPLPEQQDYLALIQRSGWQMNRLIQAWQDYTRALWRELELQWESVELADLWWRSQELAEHLYNPTPPSWQWQWQIDQPLSHVYLWGDALRLRQILAHLLGWLMLFPSDRYGLRLSRWQNWLALQLWEEGQGIPLQDHDRLLHECLEDYAEVTMGLMLAHQLCRLHNGELSFIAEADSWSEWTVLLPLREEPPPELPTTAQLILLISNDATWIMNTTAALRSSHYGYIVARHPLEALDKLEQLQPTAIVVRPAGSLILADVVESLTTSPLTATVPLIILSDEATPLGLTGFVQRLPLSSHPSLLIDVLDRWCFPRLTFPTEKPTFESPPPNQTVLRLGLLHEISLPHLRLLEAEDLEQAHLLVDIWQPDVLIWDLPAAEVPHLENHPKLRKLPVITLAEDSSRAIHQLGDVMVFPCLNLEDLMDVVLLAATVKAQS; this is encoded by the coding sequence ATGACTTCCCTCTCCCTAGCTAGCTTTACTGAACCGGCAATGACGGTGGGGGCCGGTCTGTCTCTCAGCGAGGTGTATCAGCGTTGGCAAGAAACCCTCCCAGAAGTGATCGTCATTGTGGATGAGGGGCAAAAACCCGTGGGGGTGGTGCAGGGCTGGCGGTTGGCCTTGAGTTTGGAGCGGGAAGGAACGTTAGCTGACTTCGCGGTAGGCAGTGTGACGGCTCCTTGGCGATCGCCGGTGGTGGAAGTACCGGCAGCGTGGACGCTATTGCAGTTTCAGGGATGGCTGCGCACTCAAGCGGAGATGCCCGCCGATATTGCGGTTGTGGACGCACAGGGGTGCTTTGTGGGACTACTGGATCAGCAACGCTTGCTCTATCACTGGGCCTGCCAGCCCCCTTTGCCTTGGCTGGAAGTGATTGAACAATTGCCTTTGCCGATCCAAATTCAAAACGCTCAAGGGAGAGTCCTTTGGCAAAATCATGCTTGGTCAGAATACTTAACTGACTGCTTGCCACTGGTACAGCCTCAATTTGAGGGCATGAGTTGTCAGGCCCTAGAGGGGCGATCGCTTTGGCAGGTGTGCTCATTTCCCTTAAATTTAAGGTCGTTGGACGGGGAGAAAGCCAAAAGCAGTGTGGCGATCGCGAGCGATCGCTACTGGTTATTTTTTGCCCAACAGCGTCAAGAGGCTGATCCAACGACCCCCACCCGCTTGCAGCAACTGCGACTGCACCAGCAAAAGCGCCTCCTGCTGAGCTTAGGACATGAACTCAAAAATCCCCTAACGGCCATTCTCGGCCTGACCCAACTCCTGTGGCAACACCCCCTACCAGAGCAACAGGACTACCTTGCCCTCATCCAGCGTAGCGGTTGGCAAATGAATCGCCTCATTCAGGCGTGGCAAGACTACACCCGTGCCCTCTGGCGAGAGTTGGAATTGCAATGGGAAAGCGTAGAACTGGCGGATTTGTGGTGGCGATCGCAGGAGTTGGCGGAGCATCTCTACAATCCGACCCCGCCGAGTTGGCAGTGGCAGTGGCAAATTGATCAGCCCTTGAGTCATGTGTACCTCTGGGGGGATGCGCTGCGCCTACGGCAGATTCTTGCCCATCTCCTAGGGTGGCTGATGCTCTTTCCCAGCGATCGCTATGGACTGCGCTTGAGTCGCTGGCAAAATTGGCTGGCGCTGCAACTGTGGGAGGAGGGACAGGGTATTCCTCTTCAGGATCACGATCGCCTGCTACACGAATGCCTCGAGGACTACGCCGAAGTAACCATGGGGCTGATGCTAGCTCACCAACTCTGTCGTCTTCACAATGGTGAGCTTTCCTTTATTGCCGAAGCTGATAGCTGGAGTGAGTGGACAGTGCTGCTGCCCCTTAGGGAGGAACCTCCCCCTGAATTACCCACTACCGCTCAATTGATCCTTTTAATCAGTAATGATGCCACGTGGATCATGAACACCACTGCTGCCTTGCGAAGCAGCCATTACGGCTATATCGTCGCTCGCCATCCCCTTGAAGCGCTGGATAAGCTGGAGCAACTGCAACCCACAGCAATTGTGGTCCGCCCCGCCGGTAGTCTCATTTTGGCTGATGTGGTTGAAAGTCTTACCACCAGTCCCCTCACTGCGACTGTTCCGTTGATCATCCTCTCCGATGAAGCCACTCCCTTGGGCTTGACGGGTTTTGTGCAACGGCTGCCCTTGAGTAGTCATCCGAGTTTGCTGATCGATGTCCTGGATCGCTGGTGTTTTCCACGACTGACGTTTCCAACGGAAAAACCGACCTTTGAAAGTCCCCCCCCAAATCAAACAGTACTCCGCCTCGGCTTACTCCATGAAATTAGCCTGCCCCACCTGCGGCTTCTCGAAGCAGAAGATCTCGAACAGGCCCATCTCTTGGTGGATATTTGGCAGCCTGACGTTCTGATTTGGGACTTACCGGCTGCGGAAGTCCCCCATCTGGAGAATCACCCCAAACTGCGAAAACTCCCCGTGATTACCTTGGCAGAAGATAGCAGCCGAGCCATTCATCAACTGGGAGATGTCATGGTCTTTCCCTGCCTCAACCTTGAGGACTTAATGGATGTGGTGCTCCTTGCCGCAACGGTAAAGGCTCAAAGCTGA
- a CDS encoding circadian clock protein KaiA, which produces MAQSTALTICGLVYSPAIGQELVRLHTSDIDELVYFSSEREFCNYLEARRNSIACLILEWGEGTPQIITYLHHSATLLPAILIFPAAPAPPPAGPHYHIAEVILTTDQLDQLNRQIEEAITGFVKLCPGCAVPPHVLFRLPALKESSNVDPQHRLSQKLKERLGYLGVYYKRDTAFFFRRMSPADKRKLLDELRSIYRTIVLEYFNTDAKVNERIDEFVSKAFFADISVSQVLEIHVELMDTFSKQLKLEGRSEDILLDYRLTLIDVIAHLCEMYRRSIPREV; this is translated from the coding sequence GTGGCGCAGTCAACCGCACTCACAATTTGTGGCTTAGTTTACTCGCCCGCGATTGGCCAAGAACTAGTTCGTTTGCACACCTCTGATATTGATGAGCTGGTTTACTTTTCAAGCGAGAGGGAGTTTTGTAACTATTTAGAGGCACGGCGCAATAGCATCGCCTGTCTAATTTTAGAATGGGGAGAGGGGACTCCGCAAATCATTACCTATCTTCACCACAGCGCCACCCTCTTGCCCGCCATCCTCATTTTTCCAGCCGCGCCAGCCCCCCCACCCGCCGGTCCCCACTATCACATTGCTGAAGTGATTTTGACAACCGATCAACTGGATCAGCTCAACCGTCAAATTGAGGAAGCCATCACGGGATTTGTCAAGCTCTGTCCAGGATGTGCAGTACCGCCCCACGTCCTGTTTCGCCTGCCAGCCCTCAAAGAGAGCAGTAATGTTGACCCCCAGCATCGTCTTTCCCAAAAATTGAAGGAGCGACTCGGCTACCTGGGGGTCTATTACAAACGAGATACAGCATTTTTTTTCCGACGGATGTCCCCTGCCGATAAACGCAAGCTGCTGGACGAACTGCGCTCAATTTATCGTACCATTGTCCTTGAATACTTTAACACCGATGCCAAAGTTAATGAGCGTATTGACGAGTTTGTTAGTAAAGCATTCTTCGCAGATATTTCTGTTTCCCAAGTGCTAGAGATTCACGTCGAACTCATGGATACCTTTTCCAAGCAACTCAAACTCGAAGGCCGCAGTGAGGACATTTTGCTCGACTATCGCCTCACACTGATTGATGTCATTGCCCATCTGTGCGAAATGTATCGTCGCTCCATTCCGCGGGAGGTGTAA
- the kaiB gene encoding circadian clock protein KaiB, translating into MAPLRKTYVLKLYVAGNTPNSVRALKTLNNILEKEFKGVYALKVIDVLKNPQLAEEDKILATPTLAKVLPPPVRRIIGDLSNREKVLIGLDLLYEEIGDQAEDDLGLE; encoded by the coding sequence ATGGCCCCCTTGCGGAAAACCTATGTTCTCAAGCTATACGTTGCCGGTAACACACCCAACTCGGTGCGTGCCCTAAAAACTCTCAATAACATTCTTGAAAAAGAATTTAAGGGAGTCTATGCACTCAAAGTAATCGATGTCCTCAAAAATCCGCAACTGGCTGAGGAAGATAAAATTTTGGCCACGCCTACCCTTGCCAAAGTCCTACCGCCCCCTGTGCGCCGGATTATTGGGGACTTGTCGAATCGTGAGAAGGTGCTCATTGGCTTAGATCTCTTGTATGAAGAGATTGGTGACCAAGCCGAGGATGACTTAGGCTTGGAATAG
- the kaiC gene encoding circadian clock protein KaiC — MTNLPEHQSSPTEQSSAEVKKIPTMIEGFDDISHGGLPQGRTTLVSGTSGTGKTLFAVQFLYNGITIFNEPGIFVTFEESPQDIIKNALSFGWNLQSLIDQGKLFILDASPDPDGQEVAGDFDLSALIERIQYAIRKYKATRVSIDSVTAVFQQYDAASVVRREIFRLAFRLKQLGVTTIMTTERVDEYGPVARFGVEEFVSDNVVILRNVLEGERRRRTVEILKLRGTTHMKGEYPFTINNGINIFPLGAMRLTQRSSNVRVSSGVKTLDEMCGGGFFKDSIILATGATGTGKTLLVSKFLETGCQQGERALLFAYEESRAQLSRNASSWGIDFEELERRGLLRIICAYPESAGLEDHLQIIKSEIADFKPSRVAIDSLSALARGVSNNAFRQFVIGVTGFAKQEEITGFFTNTTDQFMGSNSITESHISTITDTILLLQYVEIRGEMSRAINVFKMRGSWHDKGIREYVITEKGAEIRDSFRNFEGIISGTPTRISVDEKTELARIAKGMQDLESE, encoded by the coding sequence ATGACAAACCTACCGGAACATCAGTCTAGTCCAACGGAGCAGTCCTCTGCGGAAGTCAAGAAAATCCCGACGATGATTGAGGGCTTTGACGATATCAGTCATGGGGGACTTCCCCAAGGACGCACCACCTTAGTCAGCGGCACTTCAGGCACAGGGAAGACCCTTTTTGCAGTTCAGTTTCTCTACAATGGCATTACCATTTTTAATGAGCCAGGTATATTTGTTACATTTGAAGAATCCCCCCAAGATATTATCAAAAACGCCCTCAGTTTTGGCTGGAACCTGCAAAGTCTGATTGATCAAGGCAAGCTATTTATCCTGGATGCTTCTCCGGATCCCGATGGCCAAGAGGTGGCTGGTGACTTTGACTTATCTGCTCTGATTGAGCGCATTCAGTATGCCATTCGCAAATACAAAGCAACCCGGGTCTCCATTGATTCGGTCACAGCAGTGTTCCAGCAATACGATGCGGCCTCCGTGGTGCGGCGGGAAATTTTTCGCTTGGCTTTTCGCCTCAAGCAACTGGGCGTGACCACGATTATGACCACTGAGCGGGTAGATGAATACGGCCCTGTGGCGCGTTTTGGTGTTGAGGAGTTTGTCTCCGACAATGTGGTCATTTTGCGGAATGTTCTCGAGGGAGAAAGGCGGCGGCGCACGGTCGAAATTCTCAAGCTGCGGGGCACCACCCACATGAAGGGGGAATATCCCTTTACGATCAACAATGGTATTAACATCTTCCCGTTGGGGGCCATGCGCTTGACTCAGCGCTCATCGAATGTGCGGGTGTCTTCAGGGGTCAAGACCCTCGACGAGATGTGTGGCGGTGGCTTCTTCAAGGATTCAATTATTTTGGCCACGGGCGCTACGGGTACTGGCAAGACGCTCTTGGTCAGTAAATTCTTGGAGACGGGCTGCCAACAGGGAGAACGAGCCCTGCTGTTTGCCTATGAAGAATCGCGGGCGCAGTTGTCGCGCAATGCCTCCTCTTGGGGTATTGATTTTGAGGAGTTAGAACGGCGCGGTTTGTTGCGGATTATTTGTGCCTATCCAGAGTCAGCGGGGCTTGAGGATCACCTGCAAATTATCAAGTCGGAGATTGCGGACTTTAAGCCCTCACGGGTGGCGATTGACTCTTTGTCTGCGTTGGCGCGGGGGGTGAGTAACAATGCCTTCCGGCAGTTTGTAATCGGGGTTACTGGATTTGCCAAACAGGAGGAAATCACTGGCTTTTTCACCAACACGACGGATCAGTTTATGGGGTCCAACTCGATTACCGAGTCCCATATCTCCACAATTACAGACACCATTTTGCTGTTGCAGTACGTGGAAATCCGCGGTGAGATGTCGCGGGCAATTAATGTCTTTAAGATGCGTGGCTCTTGGCACGACAAGGGGATTCGGGAGTATGTGATCACTGAGAAGGGGGCAGAAATCCGCGATTCCTTCCGCAACTTTGAGGGGATTATTAGCGGTACCCCCACCCGCATTTCCGTGGACGAAAAAACAGAGCTGGCGCGAATTGCCAAGGGGATGCAGGATCTAGAGAGCGAGTAG
- a CDS encoding NAD(+) kinase, translating to MQLNQVIVVHKAGDRQSKEWADRASRQLQQRGANVLVGPSGPKDNPYPVFMASVTEPIDLAVVLGGDGTSLAAARHLAAAGVPILAVNVGGHLGFLTEPLELFRDMEAVWDRLERDEYAMQQRMMLQAQVFEGSKAHPEAVGDRYYALNEMCIKPASADRMITAILEMEIDGDVVDQYQGDGLLVATPTGSTCYTVAANGPILHPGMEALVVTPICPLSLSSRPIVLPARSSVSIWPLEDHSLNTKLWMDGVLATSIWPGQRVQVTMADCQARFIILRDHYSFYQTLREKLAWAGARIPYHNNHRN from the coding sequence ATGCAGTTAAACCAAGTTATTGTGGTGCACAAGGCGGGCGATCGCCAGAGCAAGGAATGGGCAGATCGTGCCTCCCGTCAACTACAACAGCGTGGCGCCAATGTGCTGGTAGGGCCTAGTGGGCCTAAGGACAACCCTTACCCCGTCTTTATGGCCTCTGTGACAGAGCCGATTGATCTCGCCGTTGTTCTGGGGGGCGATGGCACCTCCTTAGCAGCGGCACGCCATCTCGCAGCGGCTGGGGTTCCAATTTTAGCGGTGAATGTGGGGGGGCATTTGGGGTTTTTGACGGAGCCCTTGGAGTTGTTTCGCGATATGGAGGCGGTTTGGGATCGCCTGGAGCGGGATGAGTACGCGATGCAACAGCGGATGATGCTGCAAGCCCAGGTTTTTGAAGGGTCAAAGGCTCATCCGGAAGCGGTGGGCGATCGCTACTATGCCCTGAATGAAATGTGCATTAAGCCGGCCTCTGCTGATCGCATGATCACCGCCATCCTCGAGATGGAAATTGATGGCGATGTTGTGGATCAGTACCAAGGGGATGGGTTGCTGGTGGCCACGCCCACTGGCTCTACTTGCTATACGGTCGCCGCCAATGGCCCCATTTTGCATCCAGGGATGGAAGCCCTGGTGGTGACACCCATTTGTCCTTTGAGTCTCTCTAGCCGCCCCATTGTCTTGCCTGCGCGCTCCTCAGTCAGCATTTGGCCCTTGGAGGATCACAGTCTCAATACCAAGCTGTGGATGGATGGTGTCCTGGCCACCTCCATTTGGCCAGGACAGCGGGTACAGGTGACAATGGCCGATTGTCAAGCTCGCTTTATCATCCTGCGGGATCACTACTCCTTTTATCAAACCCTACGGGAGAAGTTAGCCTGGGCAGGGGCACGGATTCCCTATCACAACAATCACCGCAATTAG
- a CDS encoding HD family phosphohydrolase, which yields MILSPFERAVLGQEAEALVDQLLEIGISLSASQSLEELLHLILTKSRQITASDAGTIFLVQRERAVLEFKAAQNDSVTLPEQVQDYTIPLTADSLVGYAALTGESLNIADVYALKGSEMYQFNRSFDEALHYRTCSVLVVPMQNISGEVIGVLQLINRKRSPDTRLRPETSVALTQPYSPWEEHIVRSLASQAAVIIERNHLLESIEQLFEGFITASVQAIETRDPVTAGHSERVAALTVRLAEITNATSRGVFRDVFFSDRQLQEIRYAALLHDFGKVGVPEAILNKQKKFYPEQLEVIRQRFALVRRTLEMETAQAKVNYLLSHPHQPHTPQQRCQSCTFLRDLDQQLQQQLHTLEAYWQLIEQANEPQILEEEPLAQLQELTQFYYRGTDGELHPLITASELEQLLVRRGNLTQGERRMIEAHVTYTYEFLSRIPWTPHLKNVPIIAYGHHERLNGSGYPRGIGAAEIPLQTQMLAIADIYDALTAKDRPYKKSLPVDRALGILWQEAREFKINPDLVELFEQQEVFRVLGHQR from the coding sequence ATGATTCTCAGTCCCTTTGAACGCGCCGTTCTTGGCCAAGAGGCGGAAGCCCTGGTTGATCAGTTGTTAGAAATTGGGATTTCCCTCTCTGCCAGTCAATCCCTAGAGGAATTGCTGCATCTGATTCTCACGAAAAGTCGCCAAATCACTGCTAGCGATGCTGGCACGATTTTTCTAGTTCAGCGGGAACGGGCAGTGCTGGAATTCAAGGCAGCTCAAAACGATAGCGTCACCCTTCCTGAGCAAGTGCAGGACTATACCATACCCCTCACCGCCGATAGCTTGGTGGGCTATGCCGCTCTCACGGGGGAATCCCTAAATATTGCCGATGTGTATGCCCTCAAGGGGAGCGAGATGTACCAGTTCAATCGCTCTTTTGATGAAGCCCTCCACTATCGAACCTGTTCGGTGCTGGTGGTGCCGATGCAAAATATTAGCGGTGAGGTGATTGGCGTTCTGCAACTGATTAACCGCAAGCGATCGCCCGATACCCGGCTGAGACCAGAAACCAGTGTGGCCCTCACCCAGCCCTATAGTCCTTGGGAAGAACATATTGTGCGATCGCTGGCCAGCCAAGCGGCGGTGATTATTGAGCGCAATCATCTGCTCGAGAGTATTGAACAGCTCTTTGAGGGATTTATTACCGCTTCAGTTCAAGCCATTGAGACGCGAGATCCAGTCACCGCAGGGCATTCGGAACGGGTGGCAGCGCTGACGGTGCGCCTTGCTGAGATCACCAATGCCACCTCTAGGGGAGTCTTTCGCGATGTTTTCTTTAGCGATCGCCAGCTCCAGGAAATCCGCTATGCTGCTCTGCTCCACGATTTTGGCAAGGTGGGCGTGCCGGAGGCAATTCTCAACAAGCAAAAGAAATTCTACCCCGAACAGCTAGAGGTGATTCGCCAGCGCTTTGCCCTCGTCCGCCGCACCCTTGAAATGGAAACGGCTCAAGCCAAAGTCAATTATTTACTCTCCCATCCCCATCAGCCCCATACCCCACAACAGCGGTGTCAGTCCTGTACTTTTTTACGAGACCTCGATCAGCAACTCCAGCAACAACTGCACACCCTAGAGGCCTACTGGCAGCTAATTGAGCAGGCCAATGAGCCGCAAATTCTTGAGGAGGAACCCCTGGCTCAGCTTCAGGAATTGACCCAGTTTTATTACCGCGGCACTGATGGGGAACTCCATCCCCTGATCACGGCCAGCGAACTGGAGCAACTCTTGGTGCGGCGGGGCAATCTCACCCAAGGGGAGCGGCGCATGATTGAAGCCCACGTCACCTATACCTACGAGTTTCTCTCGCGCATTCCTTGGACACCCCACCTGAAGAATGTGCCGATCATTGCCTATGGTCACCATGAGCGCTTAAATGGCAGTGGCTACCCCCGCGGTATTGGTGCCGCCGAAATTCCCCTACAAACCCAAATGCTGGCGATCGCGGATATTTACGATGCCCTGACCGCCAAGGATCGCCCCTACAAAAAGAGCCTACCTGTGGATAGGGCCCTAGGGATTTTGTGGCAGGAGGCTAGGGAATTTAAGATTAATCCTGATCTGGTGGAACTCTTTGAGCAGCAGGAGGTCTTTCGGGTGCTGGGGCACCAGCGCTAG
- a CDS encoding CPBP family intramembrane glutamic endopeptidase, whose translation MEESPLPDEPLSRTQVLVAMALTAILWLILARVWLFTPFSGGLLPLRWDVWAVVLGIALCLGITGIGAILYRLWPAYRHASDTYLKLVLSPLLWPDLFWIGILPGLSEELLFRGVLLPSLGLNWAGIIGSSACFGILHAGSRQQWPYALWATFVGGFFAYSAVATNNLLLAIVAHTCTNWLAATLWKLSFLQSSADPP comes from the coding sequence ATGGAGGAGTCCCCCCTACCCGATGAGCCTCTGAGTCGTACACAGGTCTTAGTGGCCATGGCGTTAACGGCCATCCTGTGGCTGATTTTGGCGCGGGTGTGGTTATTTACCCCCTTTTCTGGGGGACTGCTGCCGCTGCGCTGGGATGTCTGGGCAGTGGTTTTAGGCATTGCCCTCTGCCTAGGAATTACCGGCATTGGCGCCATTTTGTATCGCCTCTGGCCGGCCTACCGCCACGCCTCAGATACCTACCTGAAACTTGTGCTTTCACCACTGCTGTGGCCTGATCTATTTTGGATTGGCATTCTGCCCGGCCTTAGTGAAGAGCTGCTCTTTCGCGGGGTGCTCCTACCGAGTTTGGGGCTCAACTGGGCAGGGATTATTGGCAGTTCTGCGTGCTTTGGCATTTTGCACGCTGGATCGCGGCAGCAGTGGCCCTATGCCCTGTGGGCTACCTTTGTGGGCGGATTCTTTGCCTATAGTGCTGTGGCAACGAATAATTTACTCTTAGCGATCGTTGCCCATACCTGTACCAATTGGCTGGCAGCTACGCTGTGGAAACTCTCGTTTTTGCAATCGTCCGCCGATCCACCCTAG
- a CDS encoding 2Fe-2S iron-sulfur cluster-binding protein translates to MTQTFRVEILHQGQTYTFEASADKPLLRSATAAGIDLPSSCNAGVCTTCAAQIQEGTVDHGDAMGLSPELREKGYVLLCVARPCSDLKLISEKEEEVYNFQFGQFQKA, encoded by the coding sequence ATGACCCAAACCTTTCGTGTTGAGATTCTGCACCAAGGACAAACCTACACTTTTGAAGCCAGTGCCGATAAACCCCTCCTGCGATCGGCCACCGCTGCCGGAATTGATCTTCCGAGTTCCTGCAATGCCGGGGTATGTACCACCTGTGCGGCCCAAATTCAGGAGGGTACCGTGGATCACGGAGATGCAATGGGGCTGAGTCCCGAACTGCGGGAAAAAGGCTATGTCCTCCTCTGTGTGGCCCGCCCTTGCTCAGATTTGAAATTGATCTCTGAAAAAGAGGAGGAGGTCTATAACTTCCAATTTGGTCAGTTCCAGAAAGCGTAG
- a CDS encoding acyl-CoA thioesterase → MRDYQRTVHFADTDAAGVVYFANLLRFCHEAYEDALAQLGVDLRQFFSNSGLIVPITEAQIRFLKPLYCGDRLRVTIDPQRLDTSRFQLTYTLYNEGGDRVAIAQTQHMCLQLPHRQRVPIPDPLPAWLKSAPEEASDRED, encoded by the coding sequence CTGCGCGACTATCAGCGCACAGTTCATTTTGCCGATACCGATGCGGCTGGGGTAGTCTACTTTGCCAATCTGCTGCGGTTTTGCCATGAGGCCTATGAGGATGCCCTTGCCCAATTGGGGGTAGATCTGCGGCAATTTTTCAGCAACAGTGGCCTCATTGTGCCGATTACGGAGGCGCAGATACGGTTTTTGAAACCCCTCTACTGTGGCGATCGCCTGCGGGTGACCATTGACCCCCAAAGACTGGATACTAGCCGTTTTCAACTGACCTATACTCTCTACAACGAAGGGGGGGATCGGGTAGCCATTGCCCAGACGCAACACATGTGCCTGCAACTGCCCCACCGCCAGCGTGTGCCGATTCCTGATCCTTTGCCGGCATGGTTGAAGTCTGCCCCCGAGGAAGCCAGCGATCGCGAGGATTAG
- a CDS encoding WD40 repeat domain-containing protein, producing the protein MQPIPIPKPMSNKGSSDLRLLLSTLVISGLVAGLAYWQLSQHWTRSPDQNAGSPLHTPTSKWQKIALAMTLRGHEDEVNAIALSPDGNFLVSAGDDRRLYFWNLATGTALGQAKGHTDWIYALVMTPDGQTVISGSKDKTIKLWGVGDRQLQATLSGHQDFVNGLALSPDGRTLASASYDHTVKLWNVPSRQEITTLKANEGIMLSVAISRDGRFLATGGVDKLIRIWDLPSRRLLRTLEGHTSDVNSLAFTPDSSQLVSGSDKDGIKLWNLTTGELQQQFGTEGGQVFSVAVSPDGSTLASGHGDQTVKLWSLSGQLLRNLKGHSGAVYSVVFGQDQLISASEDKTIKVWRLFPETP; encoded by the coding sequence TTGCAACCAATTCCCATCCCTAAACCGATGAGTAACAAAGGCAGTTCTGATCTGCGACTTCTTTTAAGCACGCTGGTGATCAGTGGCTTAGTCGCAGGACTGGCCTATTGGCAACTCAGTCAACACTGGACCCGCTCCCCCGATCAAAACGCTGGCTCCCCCCTCCACACCCCAACCTCAAAGTGGCAAAAAATTGCCCTCGCGATGACCCTGCGGGGCCATGAAGATGAGGTGAACGCGATCGCCCTGAGTCCCGATGGCAATTTCCTCGTCAGTGCTGGCGACGATCGCAGGCTGTACTTCTGGAACTTGGCTACGGGAACTGCCCTAGGACAAGCCAAAGGTCACACCGACTGGATCTATGCCCTGGTGATGACTCCCGATGGTCAGACGGTGATTAGCGGCAGTAAAGACAAAACCATCAAACTATGGGGGGTGGGCGATCGCCAACTCCAAGCCACCCTCAGTGGCCACCAAGATTTTGTGAATGGCTTAGCCCTCAGTCCCGACGGTCGCACCCTTGCCAGTGCCAGCTATGATCACACCGTCAAACTGTGGAATGTTCCCAGCCGTCAGGAAATTACTACGCTCAAAGCAAATGAGGGCATCATGCTCAGCGTCGCCATTAGTCGAGATGGGCGTTTTTTAGCCACGGGTGGCGTGGATAAACTCATCCGCATTTGGGATTTGCCCTCCCGCCGACTCCTGCGCACCCTGGAAGGACACACCAGTGATGTCAATAGCCTCGCCTTCACCCCCGACAGCAGCCAACTGGTCAGTGGCAGTGACAAAGATGGTATAAAACTTTGGAACCTGACCACAGGAGAACTGCAGCAACAGTTTGGCACTGAGGGCGGGCAGGTCTTTAGTGTGGCAGTGAGTCCCGACGGCAGCACCCTTGCCAGTGGTCACGGCGATCAAACTGTCAAACTTTGGTCCCTCTCTGGTCAGTTATTGCGGAACCTCAAGGGACACTCTGGCGCTGTCTACAGTGTCGTCTTTGGTCAGGATCAACTGATCTCCGCCAGTGAAGACAAAACCATCAAAGTGTGGCGTCTTTTTCCCGAAACCCCATAG